One Thermus sp. CCB_US3_UF1 DNA window includes the following coding sequences:
- the der gene encoding ribosome biogenesis GTPase Der, with protein MHKVVIVGRPNVGKSSLFNRLLGKRSAVVADVPGVTRDLKEGVVETDRGRFLLVDTGGLWSGDHWEKKIQEKVDQALESAELVLFAVDGRAELTQADYEVAEYLRKKGKPVVLVATKVDDPKHEAYLGPLYALGFGDPIPTSSAHARGLEALLEAIWAKLPVRQIESEPEVAAIRLAIVGRPNAGKSSLLNAILGEERVIVSEEPGTTRDAIDVEFFFGGHRFVLVDTAGIRKRPESLVEELAIGRSLRAMAEADVVLLVVDPFQVGDRELKLANQAMEEGKPVLLVITKWDLVGKEEASKVRRGLREKLIHLDHLPRVYTSAFTRQNLDRIFAEAVRLHELSHTRVPTSELNRWLSVWTAKVQLPNFKGRPLKLLYATQPEVAPPTFVFFVNHPEFVTRAFENYLRNRIGEDLGLKEIPFRLVFRGRREEG; from the coding sequence ATGCACAAGGTCGTGATCGTGGGTAGGCCCAACGTGGGCAAATCCAGCCTCTTCAACCGCCTCCTGGGGAAGAGGAGCGCGGTGGTGGCCGACGTACCCGGGGTCACCCGCGACCTGAAGGAAGGCGTGGTGGAAACCGACCGGGGCCGCTTCCTCCTGGTGGACACGGGAGGGCTATGGTCGGGGGACCACTGGGAGAAAAAAATCCAGGAAAAGGTAGACCAGGCCCTGGAAAGTGCGGAGCTGGTCCTCTTTGCCGTGGATGGCCGTGCCGAGCTCACCCAGGCGGACTACGAGGTGGCGGAGTACCTGCGCAAGAAGGGCAAGCCGGTGGTGCTGGTGGCCACCAAGGTGGACGACCCCAAGCACGAGGCCTACCTAGGCCCCCTCTACGCCTTGGGCTTCGGGGACCCCATTCCCACCTCCAGCGCCCACGCCCGGGGCCTCGAGGCGCTCCTGGAAGCCATCTGGGCCAAGCTGCCCGTGCGGCAGATCGAGTCCGAGCCCGAGGTGGCGGCCATCCGGCTGGCCATCGTGGGCCGACCCAATGCCGGGAAGAGCAGCCTCCTCAACGCCATCCTGGGGGAGGAGCGGGTCATCGTATCCGAGGAGCCCGGCACCACCCGGGACGCCATTGACGTGGAGTTCTTCTTCGGGGGCCACCGCTTCGTCCTGGTGGACACCGCGGGCATCCGCAAGCGCCCCGAGAGCCTGGTGGAGGAGCTGGCCATCGGACGGAGCCTAAGGGCCATGGCCGAGGCCGACGTGGTCCTTCTGGTGGTGGACCCCTTCCAGGTGGGGGACCGGGAGCTCAAGCTGGCCAACCAGGCCATGGAGGAGGGGAAACCCGTCCTCCTGGTCATCACCAAGTGGGACCTGGTGGGGAAGGAGGAGGCCTCCAAGGTGCGGCGGGGCCTGCGGGAGAAGCTTATCCACCTGGACCACCTGCCCCGGGTCTACACCTCGGCCTTCACCCGGCAGAACCTGGACCGGATCTTCGCCGAGGCGGTACGCCTCCACGAGCTAAGCCACACCCGCGTCCCCACCTCGGAGCTGAACCGCTGGCTTTCCGTGTGGACGGCCAAGGTCCAGCTCCCCAACTTCAAGGGAAGGCCCCTCAAGCTCCTCTACGCCACCCAGCCGGAGGTGGCCCCGCCCACCTTCGTCTTCTTCGTCAACCACCCCGAGTTCGTCACCCGGGCCTTTGAGAACTACCTGAGAAACCGCATCGGGGAGGACCTGGGCCTGAAGGAGATCCCCTTCCGCCTGGTCTTCCGCGGCAGGCGGGAGGAAGGCTAA
- a CDS encoding NAD-dependent deacylase, translated as MERLEEARRRLREAQRVAVLTGAGISKPSGIPTFRDAEGLWRNFNPLDYATPEAYARNPEKVWAWYAWRIAKVREARPNPAHLALVRLEEALAARGGSFLLVTQNVDGLHARAGSRSLVEFHGNLLRARCEACGERFPLPDPFTPPPFCPRCGHRARPDVVWFGEFLPEGAWAQAERAFAEADFALVVGTSAEVEPAASLGRIAYAGGAYLVEVNPEPTPLTPLAHLSLRTGAVEGLEALLNDGG; from the coding sequence GTGGAGCGCCTGGAAGAAGCGCGGCGGAGGCTTAGAGAGGCCCAGCGGGTGGCGGTCCTCACCGGGGCCGGCATCTCCAAGCCCTCGGGCATCCCCACCTTTCGCGACGCCGAGGGGCTTTGGCGGAACTTCAACCCCCTGGACTACGCCACCCCCGAGGCCTACGCCCGGAACCCGGAGAAGGTCTGGGCATGGTACGCCTGGCGCATCGCCAAGGTACGGGAGGCTAGGCCCAACCCCGCCCACCTGGCCCTGGTGCGCCTCGAGGAGGCCCTGGCCGCCCGAGGGGGGAGCTTCCTCCTGGTAACCCAGAACGTGGACGGCTTGCACGCCCGCGCGGGGAGCCGGAGCTTGGTGGAGTTCCACGGCAACCTCCTGCGGGCCCGCTGCGAGGCCTGCGGGGAGCGGTTTCCCCTGCCCGACCCCTTTACCCCCCCACCCTTCTGCCCCCGGTGCGGCCACAGGGCCCGGCCCGATGTGGTCTGGTTTGGGGAGTTTCTGCCGGAAGGGGCTTGGGCGCAGGCGGAGAGGGCCTTCGCCGAGGCTGACTTCGCCTTGGTGGTGGGCACCAGCGCCGAGGTGGAGCCCGCCGCCTCCCTGGGGCGCATCGCCTACGCCGGGGGGGCCTACCTGGTGGAGGTGAACCCCGAGCCCACCCCCCTCACCCCCCTGGCCCACCTTTCCCTGCGCACGGGGGCGGTGGAGGGGCTGGAGGCGCTCTTGAACGATGGGGGTTAG